ATTTCAAAGCCTCGACGATGAGGTCGTCAGCGTCTTGTCGAGACATTGCTTTGACGGTTTCCGCTTCTTGAATAATCACCAGCAATCGTGCGGGAAAAAAAGATTCCTCTTTTCCAAAATTCTCTCTGTACAGGTCTTATGTCTGCGGAGACAAGTTCTTTACGCAGCACAGTGACAAACACTCGGAAAAGATTTTTCGTTAACGATAGTTCGTCAATTGGTCGGAATGCGGTGCCATGTAGTGGAAAACCAACAACGTGCAGGTCGTAGTATCCCACAGGACACATTCCAAAAATCTCAAAGAGACGCTTAATCACGCGCAACTCGTTCATAGTACCCAGACATATCGCGCCGTGTCTTTCAATATTGTGTCGAATAGGCAAATTCTCAGGATGCTGCCCTTCTGATCCAATATTGAGCGGCCTACGTGACGTACAAAGGGACTTCTACCCTGTACATATCAGACAAGGCATGTGTGAACCTCGTTCGTACTGTATCTGCGTTCCGATCCACAAATTGAAGTGGCATATGTCAACTGGTCAGGGTTCCAGATCAATggtattaaattagaaagCAAAATACCTCCACGCTTAAATTGGAATTACTCCGAGGACCTGGTGAATACCCGCAGTGGATGGAGTCTTCCGCATATGTCCGTACTGGATGTGCGCGAATTGCGGGAAATGAAGTCTTAGACGGAGTTAACTACCACCTTTGGAAAAATGAAGTAACGTTGCTTCAAGGTGTTCAATCTTGGCTTTCTACTAATCCCCCGCTCTGTTCCGCAACGTTTCAATTTCGGGTTTGTAGGACAGCGGGTGAAAACAAGAACGCTTTGGGAAGTAGCTGATGTTAGAACCCCTTAATATTGATTTAAGACAGGCTCAAACCGTGATTTGAGGAGTATTTCCTCTCGCTGTCTTCCATCACGTCCCTGACATCATCATTTACCCTCTTTTATGAACAATTAAGAGATATCTAAAATCATGTCGCTCAAGCCAATCACTGTCTACGGCATTGGCCCTGGCCCCAATCCGTGGAAGGTGGTAATGATTCTCGAAGAGTTGAACATTCCTTACATTTACAaactcatctccatccccgacATGAAGAAAGAGCCATTCCTTTCAATCAACCCTAACGGCAAATCTCCCGCCATTGAAGACCCCAACGCAGACATCACCCTTTGGGAATCTGGTGCGATCCTGGAATATCTTGTTGAAACGTACGACAAACAACATACCATCAGCTTTTCCACCGACTCCAAGGATTACTTCCTAGCCAAGCAGTGGTTGCACTTCCAGATGTCCGGTCAAGGCCTATTCTTCGGTCAGGCCTTTTGGTTCACCCGCTTCCACCCCGAAAAGGTCCAGAGCGCCGTAGACCGCTACGTGAAGGAGGTCCACCGTGTAACTGGCGTCCTCAACCGGGCAATCGAAGGCAAGGAGTACCTAGTCGGAGACAAGTTCAGCTATGTGGATGCCGCGTTTGTTCCGTGGTTTGGTTTCGTCGGCCTATGGAATATCGATATGGAGAAGGAATTTCCCAATGTCAAGGCTTGGTTGGACCGCTTGCAGACAAGACCAGCCATTGCAGAGGCTCTCAGGCAAAAGGCCGAGGCTTCTGCGCAGCATTGAAAAGTGTAATAGTTTGGCTTGTATTGTCAACTTCTAGCTATCGAATGCACGGCATTTATTCATTGCCTACCCAACACCAATATCGCATCATGTGGCAATCAAATATATTGttataagaaaaagaattaaaacCGTAAGAAATCATCATAGTATCGGTGGAAAATAAAGGGCAAAATAGGTTCTCTGTGACTATTGAGGTATAGATGTGACAGAGCTAGAGAGAACCCAAAAAGAGTGAAGGTAATGTATACAGAACGTAATCCACATCTGTCGGCTCCTTTCATTACATTGCTATTGCTCACTTTAACGTAAAATAGGCAATAATTCATTACAATAATGTAATAAAGGTTATCCATCTGGAAAACACCAGCCTGCTTCTGGGTTCTAGGATCCTGAGTGGTTCTCGGGAATGAACGGAGGGTGATTAGTTACCCCAGCATTGTAATACAGCATCCAGCCTTTTAGCCTCAGTCGTGCGGGGATCGGCCTTCTAGTCAGGGCCCGAGAGGCGCAGCTGCGGACTTAAGGTGGAAGCTGTCCGGCTTTTTGGAGACGTCAAAGGAACAAGCGTGTGGGTCTGTTGAAATATTACTCAGAAAAAAGAGGTTATTATTGCGAATTATACCAGATAAGGTGACGATAACTTCTTTTGACTCAGTGAAGGGCTTCAGACGGCAAGAGAGATTCTAAAACGTGCATGATGAGTGCCGCCTACGAGATTATACAGCATCCAACTATCGGTCCCATCAGGGGAACTAAACGCCAGTCAGGAGTTGTTCAGTTCCTTGGTATACAATATGCAACTCTGAAAGACCGCTTTGCCCGCGGCGTGCTGAGGGAGTATAACCCCAAAGGCGATGCCATGTTGCATGCAATTAAACATGGGTAAGTACTTTATTAATTCGTACAACTACAAGATGCTAAAATTCTTAGCCCAATTTCACTGTGTCCACTGAATGGCTGTGAGCTTGATCAAAAACTCATACAGAAAGACCTTCCTCACCCCGAGTATCCCCAGTCAGACACTGAGTGTTTGACACTGAATATCGCTACACCTCCTGTAAAAGACCTTCGGGGCCTTCCCGTGCTGGTACTGATCCATGGGGGCGCATATATGGCCGGCAGCAGCTCTTACCCCCACTATGATCTGTCGCGTATCACGAAACAAAGTGTGGAAACAGGCATGCCGTTGATTGCGGTAGGAACCAAGTACGTACCATATGTACTCTAGTACCGTTTCTCTCGTGCTAAAATTTCTTTTACAAGTTACCGTCTCGGGGCCCCAGGTTTCCTGTTTTCCTCTGCCATGAAGGCGGCCGGATACAAGCCAAACAATGGACTGGATGATCAACGACTGGCGTTTCGCTGGATTAAACACCATATTGCAGGGTTTGGTGGCGATCCTAATCGTGTCACTTGCATCGGAGAAAGTGCTGGTGGGGGTATGTTCAAACCAGACGGATGATATGACCATTATTGATTATTCGTGCTGACTTACCCAGCATCCGCATGCTTTCATCTACATTCCGCTGAGCCCTTATTCAATCAGCTAATTGGTATGAGTGGGACTTCGCTGCTGCGCCCACGTCCTCCACAATTGCTCGAGGAATCCTTTCAACAGGTTGTCGAAGGGCTAGGGGTGCAAAGTGCCTCACCTGAAGAACAGATACGTACGCTTCTAGAGATCTCTTTGGATCAACTGAGGGACCATGCGGGTCCACGTATCCCTTTGGGGCCAATGGTGGATGGCGATATAATCCCCAGAGCCACAACCTATCAGGAGCTGAGTGAAGGGGAGCCAGAAAGGTTGTTCCCAGGAATTGCACATTGCAAAAGAATTATTATGGGCGACTGCCAAAGCGACGTAAGTGACTTTATCCGACCATTACAACCCCCTAAAGACATTCCTTGCTAACTTTCAATTAACTTTAGAGTCTGGTATTTGTCCATCAGTTCGCAACAAGAACAGATATCCTGCCCAAAACACTTGCCCAGTATCTGTCCAATGCTCTGAATCCAGTCGATTCCAACCTCGCGCCGGCAATAGCGACTGCCTACGCGATAGATCCATCCACCACGTCAAATACCACCGAGTCAATGGAGAGAGTCCTAGACTTAGGAAATGATATTTGTTTCGCAGAGGCCGCTCGCACCTTTACCAGAGCCtgggctggatcttctgTCCCTGATACCGAAGCCCTGCTCTACCGCTTCAACTGCCCCAATCCCTGGGACGGGCCGTGGAAAGGCCACGCACTGCACATTCAAGATGTTGCTTATTTGCTACTAAATTACCAAAAATATCTATCCACTGGTCAGCAACAAAGTGCGATAAGGTTTGCGAATGATATTATTGCCTTTTCCAATGGGAAACGCCCGTGGGCTGCGTATCAAAATCACCTTGCAGAAAAATCAATGGTTTACTTCTCTCCAATGAATGGTGACAAGGATTGTTCTACATTTGTATCGGATGAGTCATTTGGAGAGAcgggcagaagaagaatttTGCAGCAAGTGATGAGCGTTGGGTTACTAGATAAGGTCATGGATGCGTGGCAAATGTTCATGGCGGGGCCTTGAGAAATACACGCTAGATTATTATCGAATGCACGACTCCAGTTTGGAAATTGAATTATACAAGCGAGTGTAATTGATAACAAAGAGACCTAGCTTGTTGGACTACCCCCTTGAAGGGAGCGGGTTGATACTGATGCTAACGCAGGGAACGCAGGTTTCGAAAGATGGACAAATCCCTGACGActaagagaaagaaagcgtAAATAGAAGCGAGCATAAATATTACATATATACATAGTTACTTATGAGCGAGGTCTTTCATCTAACAGCCCACATAAATTGACTAATACCTATGTATGGTGCTCACCTATCCCTTGCCTGACGACGAGCATTTCCTTCTCTAATGGACTGCTTCTTTCTGTTCTTGATCCCTGAAAATCCAAGTCACGAGCGAGGGAATATAGTCATTAGGGTGCAAGGATTCTAATTGTGTATAAATCTTCCTTGATTATGGTTATGTAGTAATTAACATGAAGTGCGAGGTTGTTATGAACATCAAGAATGAAGTGCGTAATCGACGATACTGCatgatatatttataaaatactgATTTTATCAGAGGTTCTTTCTTGCCCGTTTACAATTTAGTTCCAGGATTTATTATTGTATACATTCGCACTATATTTCAAGAACATTCTTCCCTATTCAGCCAAGCAGAGAGAGCAGAATCAAATTTCACCGGAATGGTGAAGACCATGCTGCTTTCTTCCCTGCCAGTGCATCAACGCCGTCGGAATTATGCTAACGGCGACAATTAAGGCTGCGACCACTGCTGAACTAGTCGCAACACCGATGTTCTCAAACATGGGCGGAAACCTATACATATCAAGTTAGCACCATGCCCAATCACCGCATCCTTAAACAGAAGTAACAAACCAGAAGGGTCCAACAAATCCAAAAACACATCGAAGAaagttgatgaagacaccCACGCTCCCAGCATCCTGTGAGTACCTATCCACCGCGTATGTAAACATCACGGTCGTCACAACCTGGCACCCAAATGCGGCAATGCATACTCCTATGAGTGGCTTCACAGTCCATTTTCCTGTAGTAGCCTGGTCCGTGCAAACCAAAAACACAGCCATGCCGCAAGTTGTCAATAGAAACCCGATGTAGCTTAGCCACAGGCGGTATTCCGGCTCGGGCTTGACCTTGATGCGCCGTGCACGAGTATTCATCCATATATCGGACATGACACCGCCAAGCTGTTCGCCTAAAACACAGCCAATAACCAGACTGATAAATTGCAGGCCTAGCTGCTGGGGATCAAGCTCGAATTTTCTCTGTAACAGCTGGGGCACTTCGACAGAGTTCATCACCAATGCAAAGAGAAACACCATGCTGTAAGTCATGCCGGCGACCAAGGCTGGGATTTTGGTAAAGAGGGTCAGGGGGTGGAGAAATTCACCCAGCGTCAAGGGTGTTGGGTCGATGCGTCGGAACGAGAGGTATTCCCGTTTGAAGGTTGATGATTTTGAATTTTCATCCATGCCGATATATCGTGTCTCAGGGCCAAAGAAGATGTAGAGAATTAATTGCACTCCGTTGATCTGTGAGGGGAAATTACATGTAATCAGTAAGGTGTTTAGGGTAAGGCTTCCGTATCATGCACTGCGGGGGAATTGATCTTACAATTGCCAGAGTCCAATATATCCACCGGTATCCTACCCGTTGTGCAACAAACCCAAAGATCAGAGGCCCAAATGGAACTCCCAACGAGACCAACAATGCCCAAACTCCCATATACCTACCGCGCTCGTGTTTGAAGAATGTTTCCATCACGACAGCGGTGCCAATTGCTATAGCCGGGCAGATAAAAAGCCCTGCGAATGCTCGACAGACAGCCATAGAGCTGTAATTAGGGCTTTTTGCACATCCAATATTGAACACACAGCTAAACAGAAGGGATAAAAGGAAGATTGGGCGTCGTCCAAACCGATGCGATAAGGGTTTCCAGAGAAGAGGAGCTCCTCCTAGAATAGCGATCTGAATGGAGGTGAGATAGCTAATGGTTTGCAGTGATACTCCGAGGTCCTTTGCAACTTCTTGATATGCGCAGATGATGCTGGTGGCAGTAAAGGCTCCTGTAAACCCATGGAAGGCGACGAGGATTAGGTTCATAACTTTCTGCATTGTGGTTATTAGACCAATCCTCAATCCCCCTGAGAATATATTGGCGGGAATGATACCTTTCTAGTTGACCAGTTGTACGGATCAGCTGGATTCATGCTAGGGAGTGGATCGAGGTCTAATGTGCCATGTCGCTGAAGCAAGTATGTCTGGTG
This region of Aspergillus puulaauensis MK2 DNA, chromosome 5, nearly complete sequence genomic DNA includes:
- a CDS encoding uncharacterized protein (COG:G;~EggNog:ENOG410PHMC;~InterPro:IPR020846,IPR011701,IPR036259;~PFAM:PF07690;~TransMembrane:12 (i78-101o113-131i143-162o168-190i202-225o231-250i298-317o337-357i378-399o414-436i448-466o472-495i);~go_function: GO:0022857 - transmembrane transporter activity [Evidence IEA];~go_process: GO:0055085 - transmembrane transport [Evidence IEA]) encodes the protein MSSTQDTSPAKDVDTTCETQCFEQSDFTSKTSEAVNQLSEQHQTYLLQRHGTLDLDPLPSMNPADPYNWSTRKKVMNLILVAFHGFTGAFTATSIICAYQEVAKDLGVSLQTISYLTSIQIAILGGAPLLWKPLSHRFGRRPIFLLSLLFSCVFNIGCAKSPNYSSMAVCRAFAGLFICPAIAIGTAVVMETFFKHERGRYMGVWALLVSLGVPFGPLIFGFVAQRVGYRWIYWTLAIINGVQLILYIFFGPETRYIGMDENSKSSTFKREYLSFRRIDPTPLTLGEFLHPLTLFTKIPALVAGMTYSMVFLFALVMNSVEVPQLLQRKFELDPQQLGLQFISLVIGCVLGEQLGGVMSDIWMNTRARRIKVKPEPEYRLWLSYIGFLLTTCGMAVFLVCTDQATTGKWTVKPLIGVCIAAFGCQVVTTVMFTYAVDRYSQDAGSVGVFINFLRCVFGFVGPFWFPPMFENIGVATSSAVVAALIVAVSIIPTALMHWQGRKQHGLHHSGEI
- a CDS encoding uncharacterized protein (COG:I;~EggNog:ENOG410PNQG;~InterPro:IPR002018,IPR029058;~MEROPS:MER0030934;~PFAM:PF00135,PF07859) → MMSAAYEIIQHPTIGPIRGTKRQSGVVQFLGIQYATLKDRFARGVLREYNPKGDAMLHAIKHGPISLCPLNGCELDQKLIQKDLPHPEYPQSDTECLTLNIATPPVKDLRGLPVLVLIHGGAYMAGSSSYPHYDLSRITKQSVETGMPLIAVGTNYRLGAPGFLFSSAMKAAGYKPNNGLDDQRLAFRWIKHHIAGFGGDPNRVTCIGESAGGASACFHLHSAEPLFNQLIGMSGTSLLRPRPPQLLEESFQQVVEGLGVQSASPEEQIRTLLEISLDQLRDHAGPRIPLGPMVDGDIIPRATTYQELSEGEPERLFPGIAHCKRIIMGDCQSDSLVFVHQFATRTDILPKTLAQYLSNALNPVDSNLAPAIATAYAIDPSTTSNTTESMERVLDLGNDICFAEAARTFTRAWAGSSVPDTEALLYRFNCPNPWDGPWKGHALHIQDVAYLLLNYQKYLSTGQQQSAIRFANDIIAFSNGKRPWAAYQNHLAEKSMVYFSPMNGDKDCSTFVSDESFGETGRRRILQQVMSVGLLDKVMDAWQMFMAGP
- the URE2_1 gene encoding glutathione S-transferase family protein (COG:O;~EggNog:ENOG410PHHE;~InterPro:IPR036249,IPR036282,IPR010987,IPR004045, IPR004046;~PFAM:PF13409,PF00043,PF14497,PF13410,PF13417, PF02798;~go_function: GO:0005515 - protein binding [Evidence IEA];~go_process: GO:0006749 - glutathione metabolic process [Evidence IEA]), translated to MSLKPITVYGIGPGPNPWKVVMILEELNIPYIYKLISIPDMKKEPFLSINPNGKSPAIEDPNADITLWESGAILEYLVETYDKQHTISFSTDSKDYFLAKQWLHFQMSGQGLFFGQAFWFTRFHPEKVQSAVDRYVKEVHRVTGVLNRAIEGKEYLVGDKFSYVDAAFVPWFGFVGLWNIDMEKEFPNVKAWLDRLQTRPAIAEALRQKAEASAQH